In Phaeobacter porticola, one DNA window encodes the following:
- a CDS encoding alpha-hydroxy acid oxidase — protein MRVMDLHQRYPALSDLRQRARRRLPRFVWDYLDSGTGTEATMARNRAALDQVGFSPSILHGQQETSLQCNFLGAGRPLPFGIAPVGMSGLIWPDAERLLSRCAAAQNIPYCLSTVASQSPEDLADDLGAAPWFQLYPPKDPDIRRDLLDRAKKAGFTGLVLTVDVPVASRRERQTRSGLTQPPRLTPRLLAQVAQRPAWAMGMARRGMPHMRTLDAYVTGANATLSSTAHVGYLLRTSPDWEYVKWLRDNWEGPLIIKGVMRAEDTAPLEALGVDALWVSNHAGRQFDAAPATIEALPQIRAATALPLIFDSGIEGGLDILRALALGADFVMLGRAFHFALAALGKKGPDHLIDILRKDLVANMGQLGLPDLNSLPAPRTLPPLTPPFATSRSDTDANVPP, from the coding sequence ATGCGCGTCATGGACCTGCATCAGCGCTATCCCGCTCTCAGTGATCTTCGCCAGCGCGCCCGGCGGCGGCTGCCGCGTTTCGTCTGGGACTATCTGGATAGCGGCACAGGAACCGAGGCCACTATGGCCCGCAACCGTGCTGCATTGGATCAGGTAGGGTTTTCCCCCTCCATTTTGCATGGCCAGCAAGAAACCTCTCTTCAGTGCAATTTTCTGGGTGCCGGCCGCCCCCTACCCTTTGGGATTGCGCCGGTTGGCATGTCCGGTCTGATCTGGCCCGATGCGGAACGGCTGCTTTCTCGCTGCGCCGCAGCACAGAACATTCCCTATTGTCTCTCCACCGTGGCCAGCCAATCACCCGAGGATCTGGCGGACGATCTGGGGGCGGCACCGTGGTTTCAGCTCTACCCGCCAAAGGATCCCGATATTCGCCGCGATCTGCTGGATCGCGCCAAAAAAGCAGGCTTCACAGGGTTGGTGCTGACCGTTGATGTGCCGGTTGCCTCACGCCGCGAGCGACAAACGCGCTCTGGTCTGACCCAGCCACCACGGCTGACCCCGCGCCTGCTGGCGCAGGTCGCGCAGCGACCGGCCTGGGCAATGGGCATGGCCCGACGCGGAATGCCGCATATGCGCACATTGGACGCCTATGTGACGGGCGCAAATGCCACTCTGTCCTCTACCGCTCATGTCGGCTACTTGCTGCGCACTTCGCCAGATTGGGAATATGTGAAATGGCTGCGCGACAATTGGGAGGGTCCGCTGATCATCAAGGGGGTGATGCGCGCCGAAGATACGGCACCGCTGGAGGCCCTGGGAGTTGATGCCTTGTGGGTTTCCAACCACGCCGGGCGGCAATTTGATGCGGCTCCCGCCACAATCGAGGCGCTGCCTCAGATACGCGCAGCCACGGCCCTGCCACTGATCTTTGACAGCGGGATTGAAGGCGGGCTGGATATTTTGCGGGCCCTTGCATTGGGAGCAGACTTTGTGATGCTGGGCCGCGCGTTTCATTTTGCGCTTGCCGCATTAGGCAAGAAAGGCCCCGATCACCTGATTGATATCCTGCGCAAGGATCTGGTGGCAAACATGGGGCAGCTGGGCCTGCCGGACCTGAACAGTCTGCCCGCGCCACGGACACTTCCGCCGCTTACCCCGCCATTCGCGACAAGTAGGTCCGATACGGACGCAAATGTTCCGCCATAA